DNA from Mucilaginibacter mallensis:
TAATGTGTATTAAATAAATTAAATTTATAGCCCATTCTAACCCTTAATGTTAAATATCAAACGCGGTGCTAAGCATAAAGTCACAATTTTAAACTGTGGCAGATATCTGCAATTTGTTTTATTGTCATTAATATTTAGTGCTGATGCTCTTGCACAGGCGCCCAGTATCAGTTATAAAACCCCTCAAGTTTATCCAGTAAATATTCCAATTAGTACATTGATGCCTAAAAATGCAGGCGGCGCTGTGCCGGCTACTATTTACGGGCAGGTTACAACTTTTGCAGGAGGCCCAAATGGCAATGTATTTAATGGCCCTACCCGTATTTGCGAAGATGCAAGCGGTAATGTATATGTTGCCGACAGGGATAATAACGAGATAAAAAAAGTCACACCGGCTGGTGTGGTAACAGTATTCGCGAGTGGCTTTAATCAGCCCAATGGTGTTGCCATTGACAAAAACGGGAATGTATACGTAGCCGATGCAGCAAGTAACGCCATAAAACAAATTACGCCAAGTGGGGCAGTATCAATATTTGCAGGGGGCAGCCAGGGCTCGACAGATGGTAAAGGCGCAGCAGCAAGCTTTTATTACCCATACTCAGTTGCAGTGAATGCCGCAGGGGATGTATATGTAGCCGACGATGGGAGTAACCTGATAAGAAAGATAACACCTGCGGGAGTGGTAACTACCTTAGCCGGCAGTGGTTTCGGTTATGCCGATGGACAAGGCTCTGCTGCCAGTTTTGATAGTCCGAATTGCGTTAACACAGATGCCGCGGGGAATATTTATGTTAGCGATCAGCAAAATAACAGGATAAGAAAAATAACCCCTGCCGGCCTTGTTACTACAATTGCAGGTAATAGCAACGCAGGCGCTTTAAATGGTAATGGCATTTCGGCAACATTTAATTCTCCATCTGGAGTGGCAGTTGATGCGATAGGGAATATTTATGTAGCTGATCTGGGTAATAGCCTTATACGTAAAATAGATGTACAAGGTAATGTGACTACTCTTGCAGGTTCAAATACAATAAGTTATGCCGATGGCATAGGTACTGCAGCCGGTTTTTATCACCCAAATGATGTGCAGGTTGATCCCAATGGCTTTCTGCTGGTAGATGATTACGGGAATAGTGCTATCCGGAAAATAATTATTACAGGTTATACCATTGATAAAACATTGCCCCCGGGTTTAACTTTCGATCCAACAACCGGTATCATCAGCGGTACGCCGACAGCTATTTCATCGTCAACTAATTACACGGTTACTGCTTATAATACAAGTGGTAGCAGCAGTACAATTGTAGACATTACAGTAACGGCTACAGCACCACCACCTATTCTTAATCCCCCAATAATAAGCTACCAAACCCCACAGGTTTATGCCGTAAATACAACCATTACGGCATTGGCCCCAACCAACACTGGTGGCGCAGTGCCACCAAACCCATATGGCCAGGTTACCACATTTGCAGGTACAGGAACAGTCGGTTCGGCAGATGGGTTAGGCACAGCAGCAAGCTTTAATGACCCCAGGGGGATAGCTGTTGATAATGCAAACAATATTTATGTTGCAGATAATGGAAACAATAAGATAAGAAAGATAACTCCTGCGGGCCTGGTAAGTACAGTTGCGGGGAGTGGCGTTGCTGGTGCAGTAAACGGTACCGGTGTAAATGCAAGTTTCACCAATCCTACCGGATTAACAGTAGATGCCGCGGGCAATATATATGTGGCTGATTCAGGGAATCAGCTGATCAGGAAAATAACGCCTAATGGCGCGGTAACTACCTACGCCGGTAGTGGTTTTGTAGGTGTTAATGATGGGACAGCAAGTAATGCCAGCTTTAATTTTCCTAATGATGTAATTGTTGATAATGCCGGGACCCTGTATGTTTCAGATTATGTAAATGATGAGATTCGTAAAGTTACCACTACTGGCACGGTTAGCACCCTGGCGGGTACCCCGGCAATCGGTTCGGCAGACGGAACTGGTTCTTCCGCCAGTTTCTATAATCCCGCTGGTTTAACCTTTGATGCATCAGGCAATATTATAGTGGCCGACGCGGACAATGAATTAATAAGGAAAGTAACTCCGGTGGGCGTGGTTACAACCATTGCAGGTGATGGTACTAAAGGGGCAAATGATGGAACAGCAAAAGCCTCAAATTTTCGATATCCAGAAGGGGTTACCTATGATGCATCAGGCAATTTATATATAGCGGATACCTTTAATTCGCTTATCCGTAAAATGGACCCGGCAGGTAATGTAACAACCTTCGCCGGTGTTGCAGATGTTTCCGGTCTTAAAAATGGCGACAGGTTATCAGCCAACTTTAATGCCCCATTTGGTATAGTTGCAGATCATAACGGCAATTTATATATATCAGATGAAGCCAACTTCGCGATCAGGGAAATAGCATTAACGGGCTATACTATTGATAAGCCCCTGCCGGCCGGCCTGGTATTCGATAACACAACAGGTATTATCAGTGGTACGCCAACAGTAACTTCGCCTGCTACAAATTATACCATTACTGCCTAC
Protein-coding regions in this window:
- a CDS encoding NHL domain-containing protein; its protein translation is MPKNAGGAVPATIYGQVTTFAGGPNGNVFNGPTRICEDASGNVYVADRDNNEIKKVTPAGVVTVFASGFNQPNGVAIDKNGNVYVADAASNAIKQITPSGAVSIFAGGSQGSTDGKGAAASFYYPYSVAVNAAGDVYVADDGSNLIRKITPAGVVTTLAGSGFGYADGQGSAASFDSPNCVNTDAAGNIYVSDQQNNRIRKITPAGLVTTIAGNSNAGALNGNGISATFNSPSGVAVDAIGNIYVADLGNSLIRKIDVQGNVTTLAGSNTISYADGIGTAAGFYHPNDVQVDPNGFLLVDDYGNSAIRKIIITGYTIDKTLPPGLTFDPTTGIISGTPTAISSSTNYTVTAYNTSGSSSTIVDITVTATAPPPILNPPIISYQTPQVYAVNTTITALAPTNTGGAVPPNPYGQVTTFAGTGTVGSADGLGTAASFNDPRGIAVDNANNIYVADNGNNKIRKITPAGLVSTVAGSGVAGAVNGTGVNASFTNPTGLTVDAAGNIYVADSGNQLIRKITPNGAVTTYAGSGFVGVNDGTASNASFNFPNDVIVDNAGTLYVSDYVNDEIRKVTTTGTVSTLAGTPAIGSADGTGSSASFYNPAGLTFDASGNIIVADADNELIRKVTPVGVVTTIAGDGTKGANDGTAKASNFRYPEGVTYDASGNLYIADTFNSLIRKMDPAGNVTTFAGVADVSGLKNGDRLSANFNAPFGIVADHNGNLYISDEANFAIREIALTGYTIDKPLPAGLVFDNTTGIISGTPTVTSPATNYTITAYNTSGSGSAVVNITVLAAGFSFPAIPAKTMCSADFDPGATGGSGTYTYTSSNTAVATIVAGMIHIVGPGTSIITANDGSGPQTQTLTVNPYVIPSISISPDTYSSCQGLSVTYTATAVNGGVNPTYQWNVNGQPAGTNSASFTSTTLNTGDIITCTLTNNSDCTQGPVTSNNATITASPYVTPALKIQNITSNSVPAGTDITFTATPTNGGTNPSYQWQVNGASVGTDGPVFTSNCFNDGDIVTCILTNAGGACLTTLTATSNPIAVTITNSLAVSITASATTVYAGTPVTFTATSSINPVVYQWMVNNKNVGVSSSNFITTTLHNGDVVTCTVMLASGCSVSAVSNPIVITIMLTADIAIPNAFTPNGDGINDLWDIPALANFPNCIVNIYNRYGILLYNSRGYSKPWDGNYNGSKLPVSTYYYVIDLGGKSPKLSGYITLIR